In one Pseudomonas hydrolytica genomic region, the following are encoded:
- a CDS encoding L-serine ammonia-lyase, with the protein MAISVFDLFKVGIGPSSSHTVGPMRAAALFTHALENHGHMPQVTRVAAELYGSLGATGKGHGSDKAVLLGLSGHEPDTVDVDQVPAYIDTIRRDKRIVLAGKHAVRFDEKTDLKMFRKALPLHANGLRFAAFDAAGIQVHEATYYSVGGGFVVSEAILADGSKHKVIAPDATALPLPFRSGADLLRLSREHGIGIAEIMRRNERHWRSDEETDAGLLEIWKVMQACVERGCRTEGILPGGFKVRRRAAILARKLGGFQRSYLEDPLRMLDWVNLWALAVNEENAAGGRVVTAPTNGAAGIIPAVLHYYANAISGASERGIIDFLLTAGAIGILYKENASISGAEVGCQGEVGVACSMAAGALCAVLGGTPEQVENAAEIGMEHHLGLTCDPVGGLVQIPCIERNAIASVKAINAARMALYGDGAHYVSLDKVIKTMRETGADMLTKYKETARGGLAVNIIEC; encoded by the coding sequence ATGGCTATCAGCGTTTTCGACCTGTTCAAAGTCGGCATAGGCCCGTCCAGTTCCCACACCGTCGGCCCGATGCGCGCGGCCGCCCTGTTCACCCACGCTCTGGAGAACCACGGCCATATGCCGCAGGTGACCCGCGTCGCCGCCGAGCTGTATGGCTCGCTGGGCGCCACCGGCAAGGGCCACGGCAGTGACAAGGCGGTGCTGCTCGGCCTCAGCGGCCATGAGCCGGACACCGTGGACGTGGATCAGGTGCCGGCCTACATCGACACCATCCGTCGCGACAAGCGCATCGTCCTGGCCGGCAAGCATGCCGTGCGCTTCGACGAGAAGACCGATCTGAAGATGTTCCGCAAGGCGCTGCCGCTGCACGCCAACGGCCTGCGTTTCGCCGCCTTCGACGCCGCCGGGATTCAGGTACACGAAGCCACCTACTACTCGGTGGGCGGCGGCTTCGTGGTCAGCGAGGCGATTCTCGCCGACGGCTCCAAGCACAAGGTCATCGCCCCGGACGCCACGGCCCTGCCGCTGCCGTTTCGCAGCGGTGCCGACCTGCTGCGCCTGAGCCGCGAACACGGTATCGGCATCGCCGAAATCATGCGCCGCAACGAGCGTCACTGGCGCAGCGACGAAGAGACCGACGCCGGCCTGCTGGAAATCTGGAAGGTGATGCAGGCCTGCGTCGAGCGTGGCTGCCGCACCGAGGGCATCCTCCCGGGCGGTTTCAAGGTGCGTCGCCGCGCCGCGATCCTGGCACGCAAGCTGGGCGGCTTCCAGCGCAGCTACCTGGAGGATCCGCTGCGCATGCTCGACTGGGTCAACCTCTGGGCCCTGGCGGTGAACGAGGAGAATGCCGCCGGTGGCCGCGTGGTCACCGCGCCGACCAACGGCGCCGCCGGCATCATCCCGGCCGTGCTGCACTACTACGCCAACGCCATTTCCGGCGCCAGCGAGCGCGGCATCATCGACTTCCTGCTCACCGCCGGTGCCATCGGCATTCTGTACAAGGAAAACGCCTCGATCAGCGGCGCCGAAGTGGGCTGCCAGGGCGAGGTCGGCGTGGCCTGTTCGATGGCCGCTGGCGCGCTGTGCGCGGTACTCGGCGGCACCCCGGAGCAGGTCGAGAATGCCGCCGAGATCGGTATGGAGCATCACCTGGGCCTGACCTGCGACCCGGTCGGCGGTCTGGTGCAGATCCCCTGCATCGAACGCAACGCCATCGCCTCGGTGAAGGCCATCAACGCCGCGCGCATGGCGCTGTACGGTGACGGCGCGCACTACGTGAGCCTGGACAAGGTGATCAAGACCATGCGCGAGACCGGCGCCGACATGCTGACCAAGTACAAGGAAACCGCTCGCGGCGGCCTGGCGGTGAATATCATCGAGTGCTGA
- a CDS encoding BCCT family transporter encodes MSQAPVPPGPSKANDDGIPAPSGAVSLIDTDYVVGQDNIRGRYLVNLDIHGKVFLVSALSALIFVVLALALHNEVEPLFKAVRDWLTQNLAWFFLGSANIFVLLCLGLIVSPLGRVRLGGTLARPDYSYTSWFAMLFAAGMGIGLMFYGVAEPMSHYDSSLAGVAVGENGVRSDWAPLGAAVGDSEEAARLSMATTIFHWGLHPWAIYAIVALALALFAFNKGLPLSFRSIFFPLLGERVWGWPGHVIDILAVFATLFGLVTSLGLGAEQATAGLHSLFGLPADPTTKVLLITVITLIALCSVLAGVDKGVKRLSEINLGLALVLLLFVLIAGPTALLLSGVLDNLGAYLQYLPALSNPIGREDANFSQGWTAFYWAWWISWSPFVGMFIARVSRGRTVREFLIAVLLVPSLVSVLWMSAFGGTALHQALGGLSELQQAALELKMFVMLEQLPISAISSFVAIVLVVLFFITSSDSGSLVIDTITAGGKVNAPMPQRAFWVLLEGALAVALLLGGGLVALQAMAVSTGLPFTLVLLVGCVSIIKGLMSEPR; translated from the coding sequence ATGAGCCAAGCCCCTGTGCCTCCAGGGCCCAGCAAAGCCAACGACGACGGTATTCCGGCCCCGAGTGGAGCCGTCAGTCTGATAGACACCGACTACGTGGTCGGCCAGGACAACATCCGCGGTCGCTACCTGGTCAACCTCGATATCCACGGCAAGGTATTTCTCGTCTCCGCGCTCAGTGCGCTGATCTTCGTGGTGCTGGCGCTGGCCCTGCACAACGAGGTGGAGCCGCTGTTCAAGGCCGTTCGCGACTGGCTCACGCAGAACCTGGCGTGGTTCTTCCTCGGTTCGGCCAATATCTTCGTGCTGCTGTGCCTGGGCCTGATCGTCTCGCCGCTGGGCCGGGTGCGTCTCGGCGGCACGCTGGCGCGTCCCGACTATTCCTACACCTCCTGGTTCGCCATGCTGTTCGCCGCCGGTATGGGCATCGGCCTGATGTTCTATGGCGTGGCCGAACCCATGTCGCACTACGACTCGTCCCTGGCCGGCGTCGCCGTCGGCGAGAACGGTGTGCGCAGCGACTGGGCGCCGCTGGGCGCGGCGGTTGGCGATTCCGAAGAAGCGGCGCGCCTGAGCATGGCCACCACCATCTTCCACTGGGGCCTGCACCCTTGGGCGATCTACGCCATCGTCGCCCTGGCGTTGGCCCTGTTCGCCTTCAACAAGGGCCTGCCGCTGTCGTTCCGTTCGATCTTCTTCCCGCTGCTGGGCGAGCGGGTCTGGGGCTGGCCGGGTCACGTGATCGATATTCTCGCCGTGTTCGCCACCCTGTTCGGCCTGGTCACCTCGCTGGGTCTGGGCGCCGAGCAGGCCACCGCCGGCCTGCACAGCCTGTTCGGCCTGCCGGCCGATCCCACCACCAAGGTGCTGCTGATCACCGTCATCACCCTGATCGCGCTGTGTTCGGTGCTGGCCGGCGTGGACAAGGGCGTCAAGCGCCTGTCCGAGATCAACCTGGGCCTGGCCCTGGTGCTGCTGCTGTTCGTCCTGATCGCCGGACCCACCGCGCTGCTGCTGAGTGGCGTGCTGGACAACCTTGGCGCCTACCTGCAGTACCTGCCGGCGCTGTCCAACCCCATCGGCCGCGAAGACGCCAACTTCAGCCAGGGCTGGACCGCCTTCTACTGGGCCTGGTGGATCAGCTGGTCGCCGTTCGTGGGCATGTTCATCGCCCGGGTCAGCCGCGGCCGCACCGTGCGCGAGTTCCTTATCGCCGTGCTGCTGGTGCCGTCGCTGGTATCGGTGCTGTGGATGAGCGCTTTCGGCGGCACCGCGCTGCATCAGGCCCTGGGCGGCCTGAGCGAACTGCAGCAGGCGGCGCTGGAGCTGAAGATGTTCGTCATGCTCGAGCAACTGCCGATCAGCGCGATCAGCTCGTTCGTCGCCATCGTGCTGGTGGTGCTGTTCTTCATCACCTCGTCGGACTCCGGCTCGCTGGTGATCGACACCATCACCGCCGGCGGCAAGGTCAATGCGCCGATGCCGCAGCGGGCGTTCTGGGTGCTGCTCGAGGGCGCGCTGGCCGTGGCATTGCTGCTGGGCGGCGGCCTGGTGGCGCTGCAGGCCATGGCGGTATCCACCGGCCTGCCTTTCACCCTGGTGCTGCTGGTGGGTTGCGTGTCCATCATCAAGGGACTGATGAGCGAGCCGCGCTGA